DNA from Streptosporangiales bacterium:
CTGCGGCGCAGCGCACGCGCCAAGAAGGCACGGCGGGAGCAGCAGCTCCAGGAGGTACTCGGCCAGGCACGGACGCAGCGCCAGGCGCCGCAGGGCCCGCCGCCCGGTCCGCCGCCGGGCTGGCAGCAGCCGCCGCAGGGACCACAGTTCCCGCAGGGACCACCTCCCCAGGGACCGCCTCCTCCGTGGCCACCACCCCAGGGACCGCAGTACGGGCCACCGCCGCAGGGGCCGCCCGGACCGCCACCGCTGCCCTGAGCTTCGTACACGACGACGACCCCGGCCCAACAGGGCCGGGGTCGTCGATTCGTCTCGTGCGGGAGGTCAGCTCGGCTGTTCGCAGTCGGCCTGCTCGGTACGGGGCCGCCCACGACCGTTGACCCACTTCACCGCGACCACTGCCGACGCGATCCCGATCGCGATCTCGGCCAGCAGAAGTCCCCAGACCGTCGCCATAGCTATCTCCTCCTCGAAAAGGGTGCTGAGTCGGACCGGCCGTTTCCGGTCCGAGCTGTTCAGGTGATCAGCAGATCGATGCTCACTGCCTCACACACCCATTGAAACCCAGAAATCTCCCCTTGTCTTCCTGCGATGCGACGATCGCCTGGTGATTCAGGACACGTCGCGGACGCGGTCGAACTCGACCGGCGCGTCGAAGGCCGCCCGCCGCGCCGCGCGGCGCAGGGTCGCGAGGAGCGCCCGGCCGGTGACGGCGATGAGTACCGCGTTCGTCAGCGCCCGGCCGGTGTCCCAGCCCAGCGAGGTCGCGGCGTCGAAGAGCACGTACCGGTGCAGGTTGTCGAGCAGTGGCGCACCCGGCTGGAACGACAGGGCCGTGTCGCCGCCGAGCGAGAACGGCCAGAACGACAGGTTGAGCAGGAACCCGTACGCGAACGCCGACACCGCACCGTACGCGGCCAGCAGCACCACCTCGGCCCAGCCACGGGCCCGCGGCAGCAGCCCCGCGACGAGGCCGACCCAGGCGCACGCGAACATCTGGAACGGCATCCAGGGACCGACCCCGGCCGTGAGCAGGGCCGACGTGAAGAGCGTCGTGCTGCCGAGCACGAACCCGAAGCCCGGCCCCAGGACCCGGCCGGCGAGCACGAGCAGGAAGAACACCGTCTCCAGCCCGGCGGTGCCCGCGCCGAGCGGGCGCAGCGCAGCCCCCACGGCGGACAGCACGCCCAGCATGGCCAACGCCTTGGCGTCGATCCCGCCCTCGGCGACCTGTGCCAGCAGCACCGCGAGCACGAGCAGGAGCAGCAGGCCGAAGAGGAAGGGCGCCTCGTGACTCGCGTCGATGCGAGACGAGGGGCGCACGAGCAGCGGCCAGGCGAACGCGACGAGCCCGATCACCCCGGACGCCACGAGCGCCGCGACCGACCAGGGGCCGAGCCGGACCACGTCCGAGCCCGCCGGGCGCGTCATCGTCCGCCTCCCAAAGCGGCCGCGACCGCGTCGACGGTGAGCCACGGCCCCGGGCCGATCACCTTCGCGACCTGCGGCGCGAAGAGCGGCGAGGACACGACGACGTCGGCGGTCGGGCCGTCGGCGACGATCTCGCCCTCGGCGAGCACCACCACCCGTCCGGCGACCGTCGCCACGAACTCCACGTCGTGGGTGGCCACGACGACCGAGGCGCCGTCGGCGGCGAGACCGGTCAGCACCTGCGCGAGCCGCCGCTTCCCCGGGTAGTCGAGTCCCCTGGTGGGCTCGTCCAGCAAGACGACCCTGGGCGCGGCGGCGAGCTGGATCGCCAGCACGAGGGCGAGACGTTGCCCCTCGGACAGGTCGCGCGGATGCCGATCCACGGGGACGCCGGGCGCGAGCCGTCCGAACAGCGCGGCCGCGGTGCCCGGCTCCGCGCCGGACTCGGCGTCGGCCTGGGCGCACTCGTCGGCGACCCGCTCGAGGTAGAGGAGGTCGGACGGCGTCTGCGGCACCAGGCCGACCAGCCGGCGCGCGCGTTCCGGCGACTCCCCGGCCGGGTCGGCTCCGTGCACCGCCACCTCGCCGCGCTGCCGCCGGCCGGTGCCCTGCAGCGCCCACAGCAACGACGACTTGCCGGCGCCGTTGCGTCCCATCAGCGCCGTCACCTCGCCACGCGCCAGTCGCAGGTCGACGTCGCGGACCGCGACCACGTGACCGTGTCGCACCACGACACCGCGGGCGGTGAGGGCAGCATCCGTCGACGTCGGCCCGGTGGTCGCCGGCGGGCTCGCTGCGGCGAGCCGTTCGCGCAGCGGCGCGGCGCGGCGCCTGGCGTCGCGGACCGAGAGTGGCAGCGGACTCCAACCGGCGAGCCGGCCGAGCTCCACCACCGGCGGCGCGACCAGCGCCCGGTCGAGCATCGGGCCTGGCTCCCCGGCCTCGACCGTGCCGTCGCCGGCGACCTGCACGACGGTGTCGGCGTACTGCACGACGCGTTCCAGCCGGTGCTCCGCCATCAGCACGGTGACGCCGAGGTCGTGCACCAGCCGGGTCACCGTGGCGAGCACCTCCTCGGCGCCACCGGGGTCGAGTGCGGATGTCGGCTCGTCGAGGACGAGCACCTTCGGGTGGGCGGTCAGCACCGACCCGATCGCCGCGCGCTGCTGCTGGCCGCCGGAGAGGGTGCGCAGCGGACGGTCGCGCAGCTCGGCGAGGCCGAGCAGGTCGAGCACCTCCTCCACCCGCTTGCGCATGACGTCGGCCGGCACGGCGAGCTGCTCCATGCCGTACGCGAGCTCCTCCTCGACGGTGTCGGTGACGAAGCCCGCCAGCGGGTCCTGGCCGACGACGCCCACGACGTCGGCGAGCTCCCTCGGCGGGTGTGTGCGCGTGTCCCTTCCGGCCACGGTGACCGTGCCGCGCAGGCGCCCCCCGGTGAAGTGCGGGACGAGACCGTTGACGAGCCCGAGCAGCGTGGACTTGCCGGCACCCGTGCGACCGATCACGAGGCACAGCTCGCCCTCGCGGATGGTGAGGTCGACGTCGCGGAGGACGGGCGCGGCGGCACCGGCGTAGGTGACGGACACCCCGGCGAGCGTGATCATCCGACCGCCACCTCCGAACGCTCGCGCGGCTCGGCGCCACCGGCGGCGGTCGGGTGCGGCGGCGGGGGTGCCGCGACGGCGGGGACGAGAGCGACGAGCACGCCGAGCAGCGGGACGATCCCGACCTGCGGCCAGACCGGAGGGTCGAGCGACGGGTACAGCGTCTCCGGCGTGACCGTCGCGCTCACGAAGAGCAGGACGGCTGCCGCCACGCCCGAGCACGCGACCACGACCTCGGCCGACCGCCACCGGTCGGGGCGGTACCTGCTGCGCACCACGCGGCGGCCGCCGAGCACCAGGCCGACGCAGCACAGCGCGACGCCCGCCGTCAGCATCGGCAGGCCGAGCAGCCAGGGCGCGGTGCCGTCGAGCAGGCCGTAGGCTCCGGTGGCGAGGCCGA
Protein-coding regions in this window:
- a CDS encoding ECF transporter S component, which produces MTRPAGSDVVRLGPWSVAALVASGVIGLVAFAWPLLVRPSSRIDASHEAPFLFGLLLLLVLAVLLAQVAEGGIDAKALAMLGVLSAVGAALRPLGAGTAGLETVFFLLVLAGRVLGPGFGFVLGSTTLFTSALLTAGVGPWMPFQMFACAWVGLVAGLLPRARGWAEVVLLAAYGAVSAFAYGFLLNLSFWPFSLGGDTALSFQPGAPLLDNLHRYVLFDAATSLGWDTGRALTNAVLIAVTGRALLATLRRAARRAAFDAPVEFDRVRDVS
- a CDS encoding ATP-binding cassette domain-containing protein, encoding MITLAGVSVTYAGAAAPVLRDVDLTIREGELCLVIGRTGAGKSTLLGLVNGLVPHFTGGRLRGTVTVAGRDTRTHPPRELADVVGVVGQDPLAGFVTDTVEEELAYGMEQLAVPADVMRKRVEEVLDLLGLAELRDRPLRTLSGGQQQRAAIGSVLTAHPKVLVLDEPTSALDPGGAEEVLATVTRLVHDLGVTVLMAEHRLERVVQYADTVVQVAGDGTVEAGEPGPMLDRALVAPPVVELGRLAGWSPLPLSVRDARRRAAPLRERLAAASPPATTGPTSTDAALTARGVVVRHGHVVAVRDVDLRLARGEVTALMGRNGAGKSSLLWALQGTGRRQRGEVAVHGADPAGESPERARRLVGLVPQTPSDLLYLERVADECAQADAESGAEPGTAAALFGRLAPGVPVDRHPRDLSEGQRLALVLAIQLAAAPRVVLLDEPTRGLDYPGKRRLAQVLTGLAADGASVVVATHDVEFVATVAGRVVVLAEGEIVADGPTADVVVSSPLFAPQVAKVIGPGPWLTVDAVAAALGGGR